In a single window of the Nitrospirota bacterium genome:
- the ftsW gene encoding putative lipid II flippase FtsW: MRSPERGGGLDWPLVVAVASLCILGAFMVYSASYFYALKKFEDPSFFFKKQLLWLAVGLISMLAASRIRLETWGRLAAPLLLLSIIMLGLVLTGLGTEVGGGRRWFRLGGFSFQPAELAKFSLILYMAGSLPRKEDSMRSFLKGVLPYLIIGGLCVVLVLAEPDFGMAMTMLGLVLLMVFIAGMRFRYVAMTVLAAAPMAVFLVMKQPYRVKRVVSFLNPWEHYEGSGFQLIQSLLSFMAGGGAGVGLGSGRQKLFFLPEAHTDFLLAVVGEELGLVGVLIVLGLFGLILHRGLQISRRAPDAFTSLLATGLTLLIVFQAILNAGVSVGLLPTKGMPLPFMSYGGTSIWVNLMAAGILLGIGRRSHETVVDRMRGYGGAPVPGIGGRGKIWGSQGRLPGGTQGS, from the coding sequence CATGGTCTACAGCGCGAGCTACTTCTACGCCCTCAAGAAATTCGAGGATCCGAGCTTCTTCTTCAAGAAACAGCTCCTCTGGCTGGCGGTGGGACTGATCTCGATGCTGGCGGCATCCCGGATTCGCCTGGAAACCTGGGGCCGACTCGCCGCGCCGCTTCTGCTGCTCAGTATCATCATGCTGGGACTGGTTCTCACGGGATTGGGCACGGAAGTCGGCGGCGGGCGCCGGTGGTTCCGGCTCGGGGGATTCAGTTTTCAGCCGGCCGAATTGGCCAAGTTCAGCTTGATTCTCTACATGGCCGGCTCCTTGCCGCGGAAAGAAGACTCCATGCGTAGTTTCCTGAAGGGCGTTCTGCCCTACCTGATCATCGGAGGACTCTGCGTCGTTCTCGTTCTGGCCGAGCCGGATTTCGGGATGGCCATGACCATGCTCGGGCTCGTGCTGCTCATGGTGTTCATCGCGGGGATGCGTTTCCGGTACGTGGCCATGACGGTCCTGGCGGCGGCGCCGATGGCCGTTTTTCTCGTCATGAAGCAGCCGTATCGCGTGAAGCGCGTCGTTTCCTTCCTCAACCCCTGGGAACACTACGAAGGGAGCGGGTTCCAACTGATCCAATCCCTTCTTTCGTTCATGGCCGGGGGGGGGGCGGGAGTCGGACTGGGCTCGGGCCGGCAGAAGCTGTTCTTTCTGCCCGAAGCACACACTGATTTTCTCCTGGCCGTGGTGGGGGAGGAGTTGGGACTGGTGGGCGTGTTGATCGTTCTCGGACTGTTCGGACTGATCCTGCACCGCGGTCTCCAGATCAGCCGGCGCGCGCCGGATGCGTTCACGTCGCTCCTGGCCACAGGGCTCACGCTGCTCATCGTGTTCCAGGCTATACTGAATGCAGGGGTTTCGGTGGGGCTTCTTCCGACGAAGGGAATGCCCTTGCCCTTCATGAGTTATGGGGGTACATCGATATGGGTCAATTTGATGGCCGCGGGAATTCTCCTCGGCATAGGCAGGAGATCCCATGAAACGGTTGTTGATCGCATGCGGGGGTACGGGGGGGCACCTGTTCCCGGCATTGGCGGTCGCGGAAAAATATGGGGAAGCCAGGGTCGGCTCCCCGGAGGGACACAGGGATCGTGA
- the murG gene encoding undecaprenyldiphospho-muramoylpentapeptide beta-N-acetylglucosaminyltransferase has protein sequence MKRLLIACGGTGGHLFPALAVAEKYGEARVGSPEGHRDRELLFVGVEDKVFEKVLSKQGLPYRTISSGALHGGGWRGRLRSVRRIGRGIGEARKILREFAPDALLGMGGFAQVPTFLAARLAGIPSALHEQNATAGRANLLLSRLAARVFVSHDSAVNQFPKGRALFTGLPVRRSFFEYPSPVPHHPSPFTLFVLGGSQGAYFLNRLMADVLPKLGSLAARFRFIHQTGEGDYSFVADAYRAAGVRAETAPFFHDVDRRLRETHLVLARAGASSVAEFSAAGRGAVLVPYPFAVKDHQFANARALESAGGAQVFRQSEMTADKMANILAYFLEKPEKAVEMGTNAAKLARPDAAKRVCEELEKLCLN, from the coding sequence ATGAAACGGTTGTTGATCGCATGCGGGGGTACGGGGGGGCACCTGTTCCCGGCATTGGCGGTCGCGGAAAAATATGGGGAAGCCAGGGTCGGCTCCCCGGAGGGACACAGGGATCGTGAACTCTTGTTCGTCGGTGTAGAAGACAAAGTCTTCGAGAAAGTCCTCTCGAAGCAGGGCCTGCCCTATCGGACGATTTCCTCGGGCGCCCTGCACGGAGGGGGATGGCGGGGTCGACTCCGTTCGGTGCGCCGCATCGGGCGGGGCATAGGGGAGGCACGAAAGATTCTCCGTGAATTCGCCCCGGACGCGCTCCTCGGCATGGGCGGATTCGCCCAAGTCCCCACTTTTCTTGCCGCTCGATTGGCGGGAATCCCTTCGGCCCTTCATGAACAGAATGCGACCGCGGGGCGGGCCAATCTTCTCCTTTCGCGGCTCGCCGCACGGGTGTTCGTGTCGCATGACTCCGCCGTGAATCAGTTCCCGAAAGGCCGGGCCCTGTTCACCGGCCTTCCCGTCCGACGCTCCTTCTTCGAGTACCCGTCACCCGTCCCCCATCACCCGTCACCTTTCACGCTTTTTGTGCTCGGCGGAAGCCAGGGAGCCTATTTTCTCAACCGGTTGATGGCGGACGTACTGCCGAAACTCGGAAGTCTGGCGGCCCGATTCCGATTCATTCACCAGACAGGGGAGGGTGACTACTCTTTCGTGGCGGATGCGTACCGGGCCGCGGGGGTTCGGGCGGAGACCGCCCCATTTTTCCACGACGTGGATCGTCGCCTCCGGGAAACTCATTTGGTCCTCGCCCGCGCCGGGGCCTCATCCGTGGCCGAATTCTCCGCCGCCGGCCGCGGCGCCGTACTCGTGCCGTATCCATTCGCCGTGAAGGATCACCAATTCGCCAATGCCAGGGCGTTGGAATCGGCGGGCGGGGCGCAGGTCTTTCGCCAGAGCGAGATGACCGCCGACAAGATGGCCAACATTCTCGCGTATTTTCTGGAGAAGCCTGAAAAGGCCGTGGAGATGGGGACAAACGCAGCGAAGCTGGCCCGCCCGGACGCCGCGAAGCGGGTTTGCGAAGAACTTGAAAAACTATGTCTGAATTAG
- a CDS encoding UDP-N-acetylmuramate--L-alanine ligase, which yields MSELAGATDTAYPRIRRVHMIGVGGSGMSGIAEVLLTHGYDVSGSDAKWTSVTERLEKMGVKVSIGHQAENVKDVDVVVFSSAVAPDNPEVSEARQRGIPVIPRAEMLAEVMRMKYGILVAGAHGKTTTTSLLAHLLTEAKFDPTVVIGGRFLSWGGGAKPGRGKFVVAEADESDGSFLKLSPTIAVVTNVDREHMNHYRTMGRLKTAFLEFMNKVPFFGLCVVCTENPILRKLRPKIQRRVVTYGCKPKGDSWARKITFDGGRSSFEVMLGKESLGPFEVPLIGYHNVLNSLGALATARELGIPVETARAALKTFPGVHRRFEVKGVHHDVMIVDDYGHHPQEIRVTLRAARESWPKRRLVVAFQPHRYSRTQDLFEEFMVSFGDAHELFVADIYSAGETAIEGVHASKLVEGLKAKGFDRAHYHADRRQMTEEIARLLRPGDLFLTLGAGDIWMVAEEIIHRLTQEGEQARVA from the coding sequence ATGTCTGAATTAGCCGGCGCAACCGATACGGCCTACCCCCGCATCCGTCGGGTCCACATGATCGGCGTGGGCGGGAGCGGCATGAGCGGAATCGCCGAAGTCTTGTTGACCCACGGTTATGACGTGAGCGGGTCGGACGCGAAGTGGACCTCCGTGACCGAGCGGTTGGAGAAGATGGGGGTGAAAGTTTCGATCGGTCATCAGGCGGAGAACGTGAAAGATGTGGACGTGGTGGTCTTTTCTTCCGCCGTGGCGCCGGACAATCCCGAAGTGTCCGAGGCCCGGCAGCGGGGAATCCCGGTGATTCCGCGGGCGGAAATGCTGGCGGAAGTCATGCGCATGAAATACGGCATCCTCGTGGCCGGCGCGCATGGAAAGACGACCACGACCTCCCTTTTAGCCCATCTCCTCACCGAGGCGAAGTTCGACCCCACCGTGGTCATCGGGGGCCGTTTCCTCTCGTGGGGAGGGGGCGCGAAGCCCGGCCGCGGGAAATTCGTCGTGGCGGAGGCGGACGAAAGCGACGGCTCTTTCCTTAAGCTCAGTCCGACGATCGCCGTGGTGACGAATGTGGACCGCGAGCACATGAATCACTACCGCACGATGGGCCGGCTGAAGACGGCATTTCTGGAATTCATGAACAAAGTGCCGTTTTTCGGGCTCTGCGTGGTCTGCACCGAGAATCCAATTCTCCGGAAGCTCAGACCCAAAATCCAGCGCCGGGTGGTCACCTACGGTTGCAAACCCAAAGGGGACAGCTGGGCCAGGAAGATCACGTTCGACGGTGGCCGCAGCTCCTTCGAGGTCATGCTGGGGAAGGAGTCTCTGGGGCCATTCGAGGTCCCGCTCATCGGATACCACAACGTACTCAATTCCCTTGGCGCACTCGCCACCGCCCGGGAGCTCGGCATCCCGGTGGAAACCGCGCGGGCGGCTCTGAAGACTTTTCCCGGTGTGCACCGGCGGTTTGAAGTGAAGGGGGTCCACCACGATGTCATGATCGTGGACGACTACGGCCACCACCCACAGGAAATCCGCGTGACTCTGCGCGCCGCCCGTGAGAGCTGGCCGAAGCGGCGGCTCGTGGTGGCTTTCCAGCCGCACCGCTACTCGCGCACCCAGGATTTATTCGAGGAATTCATGGTCTCGTTTGGGGACGCGCATGAACTTTTTGTCGCCGACATCTACTCGGCCGGCGAAACGGCCATCGAGGGCGTACACGCCTCCAAATTGGTGGAAGGCCTCAAGGCAAAAGGATTCGACCGAGCGCACTACCACGCCGACCGCCGGCAGATGACGGAGGAGATCGCGAGGCTCCTCCGGCCCGGAGATCTCTTTCTCACCCTCGGGGCGGGGGATATCTGGATGGTGGCCGAAGAAATCATCCACCGGCTGACCCAGGAAGGAGAGCAGGCCCGTGTCGCTTAA
- the murB gene encoding UDP-N-acetylmuramate dehydrogenase: MSLNAETRAVLKETLKSDVEFEASMAKCTTLRVGGPVDAMVHPRSIDQVQWLLSFCKARGVPYWVKGRGSNMLVLSKGIEGVLIDFTEGMSKIKRLAGNQVYAESGANITKLLDFCRKEGLGGVEFITGTPGTVGGALFMNAGANQGEMKDIVREVTLVNGTGTVARKRREEIGFRYRASGLAPGTVVLGVTFSLTPRKPEEIRSTINQLIKERRAKEPKGHPSAGSIFKNPPGDYAGRLIEACGLKGTRLGGAMVSREHANFIVTTGDASGDDVLALIRDIRGTVKEKTGILLEPEVQIVGRPERQDLEGFMEELSRERKT, from the coding sequence GTGTCGCTTAATGCCGAAACGCGCGCCGTGTTGAAGGAGACGCTCAAAAGCGATGTGGAGTTCGAGGCCTCCATGGCGAAGTGCACCACCTTGCGCGTGGGCGGGCCGGTCGATGCCATGGTCCACCCCCGATCCATCGATCAGGTCCAGTGGCTCCTGTCGTTCTGCAAGGCGCGGGGCGTTCCGTATTGGGTCAAAGGCCGCGGCTCGAATATGCTTGTCCTTTCCAAAGGCATTGAGGGCGTCCTCATCGATTTCACCGAGGGGATGTCAAAGATCAAACGGCTGGCCGGAAACCAGGTGTACGCGGAGAGCGGGGCCAACATCACGAAGCTCCTCGATTTCTGTCGGAAAGAAGGACTGGGTGGAGTGGAGTTCATCACGGGGACGCCGGGCACGGTGGGCGGCGCGCTGTTCATGAATGCGGGTGCGAACCAGGGCGAGATGAAGGACATCGTGCGCGAAGTGACGCTGGTGAACGGAACGGGCACGGTGGCGCGGAAGCGGCGCGAGGAGATCGGGTTCCGGTATCGCGCGAGCGGACTCGCGCCGGGGACGGTTGTCCTGGGCGTGACCTTTTCGCTCACCCCCAGGAAGCCCGAGGAGATCCGCAGCACCATCAACCAACTGATCAAGGAACGCCGCGCCAAGGAGCCGAAAGGCCATCCCAGCGCGGGATCGATTTTCAAGAATCCGCCCGGAGACTACGCGGGGCGGCTCATCGAGGCCTGCGGGCTGAAAGGCACTCGACTGGGCGGCGCCATGGTTTCCCGGGAACATGCCAATTTCATCGTGACCACGGGCGATGCGAGCGGGGACGACGTTCTCGCGCTCATCCGCGACATTCGCGGGACCGTGAAGGAGAAAACCGGGATTCTCCTGGAGCCGGAGGTACAGATCGTGGGCCGACCCGAGCGGCAGGACCTGGAGGGGTTCATGGAGGAACTGAGTCGTGAAAGGAAAACATAA
- a CDS encoding D-alanine--D-alanine ligase encodes MKGKHKYQGKRVGVVMGGASTEREISLKTGAAVADALETEGFKVVRVVDQANLLDAVKQKKFDVAFLALHGRWGEDGTVQAILEYAGIPYTGSGVLASALGMNKLRSRLLFEKAGLPTPRWFSLNGSSGGRVPEDAPFQYPWVVKPNGEGSSVGVNLARSRSEAGRAIDEAFRHDHTVLVEKFVPGREVSVGIVSDAPLGAVEVVPRDEFATYKAKYTAGMETFFCPPRLPRRLVEDILELGWKAHGAVGANYYSRIDMRVTEEGRPFILEINTLPGLTPTSWLPKIAQRVGISYRGLVRLILASASLKAAG; translated from the coding sequence GTGAAAGGAAAACATAAATACCAGGGGAAGAGAGTCGGCGTCGTCATGGGTGGCGCCAGCACGGAGCGGGAGATCTCGCTCAAGACCGGCGCCGCGGTGGCCGACGCCCTCGAAACGGAGGGTTTCAAAGTCGTCCGCGTGGTGGATCAGGCCAACCTGCTCGACGCGGTCAAGCAGAAGAAATTCGACGTCGCTTTTCTCGCGTTGCACGGGCGCTGGGGAGAGGATGGAACCGTGCAGGCGATTCTCGAGTACGCCGGAATTCCGTATACGGGCTCGGGGGTGCTGGCCAGTGCGCTGGGCATGAACAAGCTCCGATCGCGGCTTCTCTTCGAGAAGGCCGGCCTGCCCACGCCGCGCTGGTTCTCCCTGAACGGCTCGTCCGGCGGCCGGGTCCCCGAAGACGCCCCTTTCCAATACCCGTGGGTGGTGAAGCCGAATGGCGAGGGTTCCAGCGTGGGCGTGAACCTTGCCCGCTCACGGAGCGAGGCGGGCCGCGCGATCGACGAGGCCTTCCGGCACGACCACACGGTGCTCGTGGAGAAATTCGTCCCGGGCCGCGAAGTTTCCGTGGGCATTGTCAGCGATGCGCCGCTGGGCGCGGTGGAGGTCGTTCCCCGCGATGAGTTCGCGACCTACAAGGCTAAGTACACGGCCGGGATGGAGACGTTCTTCTGCCCGCCGCGGCTGCCCCGGCGGCTCGTCGAGGATATTCTGGAACTCGGGTGGAAAGCCCACGGAGCGGTCGGAGCGAACTACTACAGCCGAATCGACATGCGTGTCACGGAAGAGGGACGGCCGTTTATCTTGGAAATCAACACACTACCGGGGCTGACGCCCACGAGCTGGCTCCCGAAAATCGCCCAGCGGGTGGGGATCTCGTACCGAGGTCTCGTCCGGCTGATCCTCGCTTCCGCGTCCTTGAAGGCGGCCGGATGA
- a CDS encoding FtsQ-type POTRA domain-containing protein, translating into MKINKRLRSGGSRIRGFSRAVTGFFARVAEIPHVGSILLGAFVAGILTALAGQVFVLKRVVVEDTGGFESNQVVGWAGLHGGENLLFLDLQDVVKRLEAQRWIADVRIWKVWPHTLRVRLNRRTPFALLSTSQGLVAVDSEGKRLGGVEENSPGFRLQGLALPESGTFDDPRWKEIVMLATRISSAPDLAGDRVDTVAVTPGRLEFQTSRFRMVFAAGRADEGWKTFEKFRTAYGSERLDEFQVFDLTIADRVITRPTPIKQGSPGPLTSTQG; encoded by the coding sequence ATGAAGATCAACAAGCGGCTTCGCAGCGGTGGATCCCGAATCCGCGGATTCTCCAGGGCCGTGACCGGATTCTTCGCCCGGGTGGCGGAAATCCCCCACGTGGGATCCATCCTGCTGGGCGCCTTCGTCGCGGGGATTCTGACGGCTCTCGCGGGCCAGGTCTTCGTCCTGAAGCGGGTGGTCGTGGAGGACACCGGGGGGTTCGAATCCAACCAGGTCGTGGGCTGGGCCGGACTCCACGGCGGAGAGAATTTGCTTTTCCTTGACCTACAAGATGTGGTAAAAAGGCTGGAAGCACAGCGATGGATCGCGGACGTGCGCATATGGAAAGTGTGGCCTCATACCCTCCGGGTTCGCCTCAATCGGAGAACCCCGTTCGCTCTCCTTTCCACATCTCAAGGCCTGGTGGCCGTTGATTCGGAAGGAAAACGTCTCGGAGGGGTGGAGGAAAACTCTCCTGGATTTCGCCTCCAAGGATTGGCCCTTCCGGAGTCCGGAACATTCGACGATCCGCGCTGGAAGGAAATTGTGATGCTTGCGACCCGAATTTCGAGCGCCCCGGATCTCGCGGGAGATCGTGTCGATACGGTGGCCGTGACTCCCGGTCGACTGGAATTCCAGACGTCCCGGTTTCGGATGGTATTTGCCGCGGGCCGCGCGGATGAGGGCTGGAAGACGTTTGAGAAATTCAGAACGGCGTACGGCTCGGAACGGCTGGATGAATTCCAGGTGTTTGATTTGACGATTGCGGATCGCGTGATTACGCGTCCAACACCCATTAAGCAAGGCTCCCCCGGGCCTCTCACTTCCACCCAAGGCTGA
- the ftsA gene encoding cell division protein FtsA, with amino-acid sequence MARGDIVVGLDIGTTKICVVVGEATESGTDIIGVGDHPSRGLRKGVVVNIDNTVESIKKAVAEAEFMAGCEINTVFAGIAGGHVKSFNSTGVIAIKDREVKTVDIDRVVEAAKAVAIPMDREVIHILPQEFILDGQAGLKDPVGMSGVRLESKVHIITAAVTSAQNIIKCANKAGLDVSDIILQQLASSEAILTQDEKDMGVAILDIGGGTTDIAVFADGSLKYTSVLNLGGDHVTNDIVVGLRTPAHEAEKIKEKYGCALSSLITKDENIEVPGVGGRKSRQESRKFLTEIIELRMEEVLELAFRDLEKAGFGETLTAGVVITGGGSMLEGCVELAEKAFNMPARRGIPEKVGGLSDAVKHPKYATGVGLVQLGGGSSKRNQFRIRDEEIFDKVKARMREWFKGIKDYF; translated from the coding sequence ATGGCGCGCGGAGATATTGTCGTCGGACTCGATATCGGTACCACGAAGATTTGCGTGGTGGTGGGCGAGGCGACGGAGTCGGGTACGGATATCATCGGCGTGGGCGACCACCCCTCCCGGGGCCTCCGCAAGGGCGTGGTGGTGAACATCGACAACACCGTCGAATCCATCAAGAAGGCGGTGGCCGAGGCCGAGTTCATGGCCGGGTGCGAAATCAACACCGTCTTTGCGGGCATCGCCGGCGGGCACGTCAAGAGCTTCAACAGCACGGGCGTGATCGCCATCAAGGACCGTGAGGTCAAAACAGTGGACATCGACCGGGTCGTGGAAGCGGCCAAGGCGGTGGCCATTCCCATGGACCGTGAAGTCATCCACATTCTCCCGCAGGAGTTCATCCTCGACGGACAGGCCGGGTTGAAGGATCCGGTCGGCATGTCGGGTGTACGCCTGGAGTCGAAGGTCCATATCATCACGGCGGCCGTGACCTCGGCCCAGAACATCATCAAGTGCGCGAACAAGGCGGGGCTGGACGTGAGCGACATCATCCTTCAGCAGCTCGCAAGTTCCGAGGCCATCCTTACGCAGGATGAGAAAGACATGGGTGTGGCGATCCTGGATATCGGGGGGGGGACGACCGATATCGCCGTTTTTGCGGACGGCTCGCTCAAATACACGTCGGTGCTCAATCTCGGCGGCGACCACGTCACGAACGACATCGTGGTCGGGCTGCGCACGCCGGCCCACGAGGCGGAAAAGATCAAGGAAAAGTACGGGTGCGCGCTGTCGAGCCTCATCACGAAGGACGAGAACATCGAGGTTCCCGGCGTGGGCGGGCGCAAGTCACGGCAGGAGAGCCGGAAGTTTCTGACGGAAATCATCGAGCTGCGAATGGAAGAGGTGCTCGAACTGGCGTTTCGGGACCTCGAGAAAGCCGGATTCGGGGAGACCTTGACGGCCGGGGTGGTGATCACCGGCGGCGGTTCCATGCTGGAGGGATGCGTGGAGCTGGCGGAGAAGGCGTTCAACATGCCGGCTCGCAGGGGAATTCCTGAGAAAGTCGGCGGACTCTCGGATGCCGTGAAACATCCGAAGTACGCCACGGGCGTCGGCCTGGTGCAACTGGGAGGCGGATCGAGCAAGCGCAATCAGTTCCGCATCAGGGATGAGGAGATCTTCGACAAGGTCAAAGCAAGGATGCGAGAATGGTTCAAGGGGATAAAAGACTACTTTTGA
- the ftsZ gene encoding cell division protein FtsZ: MFKLAEEEPTFGAKIKVFGVGGCGCNAIKNMFQSHVRGVELIAANTDAQHLEKRAKADKKIQLGPGSTRGLGAGGDPERGKTAAQESREEIRKVLEGADMAFITAGMGGGTGTGAAPVVAQIAKEMGILTVGVVTRPLADEGPRRQKHAEEGLREMRNYTDTIIVIPNQRLLAVAGDRDLREAFKKADDVLINAVRGISDIITVPGLVNRDFADIKSVMQEMGLAMMGIGLAQGENRAKEAAEFAISSPLLEDVSIQGAKAILVNFTGYSMTLNEVHQAIDYIRQQAGDQAHLLWGAVYNKNKKFKDTLRVTVIATGFGTTKREETTARTGNVRELSDYDSPTWLRRKRQEKPETAEKEVEPLPPAPQQAASVNASAKAAAAKTAAGYGGVTIHERSRVETTDEDYDIPTFLRRRPD; encoded by the coding sequence ATGTTCAAACTGGCGGAAGAGGAACCCACGTTCGGCGCGAAGATCAAAGTCTTTGGCGTCGGCGGGTGCGGCTGCAACGCCATCAAGAACATGTTCCAGTCCCATGTCCGTGGAGTGGAACTGATCGCGGCCAATACGGACGCGCAGCATCTTGAGAAACGGGCGAAAGCGGACAAGAAAATCCAGCTTGGTCCGGGATCCACGCGTGGACTCGGCGCGGGCGGCGATCCCGAGCGGGGAAAGACGGCCGCGCAGGAAAGCCGCGAAGAGATCCGGAAGGTGCTCGAAGGCGCGGACATGGCTTTCATTACGGCCGGCATGGGCGGCGGCACCGGCACCGGCGCAGCGCCCGTGGTCGCCCAGATCGCCAAAGAAATGGGAATCCTGACCGTAGGCGTGGTGACCCGCCCCTTGGCCGATGAGGGCCCGCGGCGCCAGAAGCACGCCGAAGAAGGCCTCCGCGAGATGCGGAACTACACCGACACCATCATCGTCATCCCGAACCAACGGCTTCTCGCCGTGGCGGGAGACCGGGATCTGCGCGAAGCGTTTAAGAAGGCGGACGACGTCCTGATCAACGCCGTGCGCGGGATCTCGGACATCATCACCGTACCGGGACTGGTGAACCGGGATTTCGCGGACATCAAGAGCGTGATGCAGGAAATGGGTCTGGCCATGATGGGCATCGGACTTGCGCAGGGCGAGAATCGCGCGAAGGAAGCGGCGGAATTCGCCATCTCCAGCCCGCTGCTTGAAGACGTGTCCATCCAGGGCGCGAAGGCCATCTTGGTGAACTTCACGGGCTACTCGATGACGCTCAACGAGGTGCATCAGGCCATTGATTACATCCGCCAGCAGGCCGGCGATCAGGCCCACCTGCTGTGGGGTGCCGTCTACAACAAGAACAAGAAGTTCAAGGACACCCTGCGCGTGACGGTGATCGCCACGGGCTTCGGCACCACGAAGCGCGAGGAAACAACCGCTCGAACGGGGAACGTGCGCGAGCTGAGCGACTACGACAGCCCGACGTGGCTCCGGCGGAAACGCCAGGAGAAACCCGAGACAGCGGAGAAGGAGGTCGAACCCCTACCGCCCGCACCGCAGCAGGCGGCCAGTGTGAATGCGAGCGCAAAAGCGGCGGCGGCGAAAACCGCGGCGGGCTACGGCGGCGTGACCATCCACGAGCGGTCGCGCGTGGAGACCACGGACGAGGACTACGACATCCCGACCTTTCTGAGACGCCGCCCGGACTGA
- a CDS encoding rhodanese-like domain-containing protein translates to MGLGTLVSKIASLGKPVVLPSEVTTSVEHLGSESTIMLKPPENPPSRPNGGSTADGALTADMTMGDLLSRFPSAQRALFQKYHVGGCSSCGYEESETLKDVMANHGVTDMQEVMSFILKSEDGEKQMRVSASDTAQLLKQGSAIKLVDVRDEHERRMAAIDGSVLLTRELAQEMMESWPKDTPIIFHCHHGIRSLDAASYFAGHGFTNVRSMTGGIEAWSAEVDPTVPRY, encoded by the coding sequence ATGGGGTTAGGAACGTTGGTTTCGAAAATCGCTTCGCTCGGGAAGCCGGTTGTGCTTCCCAGCGAAGTCACCACATCGGTTGAACATCTCGGGAGTGAATCCACGATCATGCTAAAGCCACCTGAGAACCCTCCGTCACGCCCGAACGGCGGATCTACGGCGGATGGAGCGCTCACGGCGGACATGACGATGGGAGATCTCCTCTCGCGATTTCCGAGCGCGCAGCGGGCGCTATTCCAGAAGTATCACGTTGGAGGATGCAGCAGTTGCGGATACGAGGAGAGCGAAACGCTCAAGGACGTCATGGCCAACCACGGCGTGACGGACATGCAGGAAGTGATGAGTTTTATCCTGAAGAGCGAAGATGGCGAGAAGCAGATGCGGGTCAGCGCATCGGACACCGCCCAACTGCTCAAGCAAGGGTCGGCCATCAAGCTCGTGGACGTCCGCGACGAGCACGAGCGGCGCATGGCCGCCATCGACGGCTCCGTTCTCCTCACACGGGAGCTTGCGCAGGAAATGATGGAGAGCTGGCCCAAAGACACACCCATCATTTTCCACTGCCACCACGGAATTCGGAGCTTGGATGCTGCGTCCTACTTCGCCGGGCACGGATTCACGAACGTGCGCAGCATGACCGGCGGTATTGAAGCCTGGTCCGCGGAGGTTGACCCGACGGTGCCCAGGTACTGA